One Sinorhizobium mexicanum genomic region harbors:
- the ileS gene encoding isoleucine--tRNA ligase yields MTETAEKIDYSSTLYLPQTEFPMRAGLPQKEPETVARWQKMGLYKKLRASAAGREKFVLHDGPPYANGNIHIGHALNKILKDVINRSFQMRGFDANYVPGWDCHGLPIEWKIEEKYREKGKNKDEVPVNEFRKECRDFASGWIEVQSEEFKRLGIEGDFENPYTTMNFHAEARIAGELMKIAKAGQLYRGSKPVMWSVVERTALAEAEVEYADVESDMIWVKFPITEGPDALAGAFVVIWTTTPWTIPGNRAIAYSSRYAYGLYEVATAENDYGPQPGEKLIFAKRLAEESAAKAKVTFNFVRDVEADELGAITCAHPLHGLGGGYAFHVPLLDGDHVTDDAGTGFVHTAPGHGREDFDAWMDSARALEARGISSAIPFTVDDAGYFTADAPGFGPDAEGGAGRVIDDKGKKGDANDRVIKALIARHTLFARGRLKHSYPHSWRSKKPVIFRNTPQWFVYMDKDFGDGTTLRSRALKAIDGTRFVPGAGQNRLRAMIEQRPDWVLSRQRAWGVPIAIFADDQGEILIDDAVNARILEAFEKEGADAWFAEGAKERFLGNDHDHAKWHQVMDILDVWFDSGSTHTFTLEDRPDLKWPADVYLEGSDQHRGWFHSSLLESCATRGRAPYNAVVTHGFTMDEKGEKMSKSKGNTVTPQEVMKDAGADILRLWVMTTDYWEDQRLGKTIIQTNIDAYRKLRNTVRWMLGTLAHDKGEVIALSDMPELEQLMLHRLAELDRLVREGYDAFDFKRIARALIDFSNVELSAFYFDVRKDALYCDAPSSIRRRAALQVIRTLFDCLVTWLAPMLPFTAEEAWLSRNPEAVSVHLEQFATVPAEWRNDALAEKWRKIREVRKVVTGALEIERKDKRIGSSLEAAPVVHVADADLRQALEGQDFAEICITSAIEVVGSEGSADAFALPDVAKVSVVPRLAEGQKCARSWRITTDVGSDPLYPDVSARDAAALRELGFKP; encoded by the coding sequence ATGACAGAGACCGCTGAAAAGATCGACTATTCTTCCACCCTCTATCTGCCGCAGACGGAGTTTCCGATGCGCGCCGGTCTGCCGCAGAAGGAACCGGAGACGGTTGCCCGCTGGCAGAAGATGGGCCTTTACAAGAAGCTCCGCGCTTCCGCCGCCGGCCGCGAGAAGTTCGTGCTGCATGACGGCCCGCCCTACGCCAACGGCAACATCCATATCGGCCATGCGCTCAACAAGATCCTCAAGGACGTGATCAACCGCTCGTTCCAGATGCGCGGCTTCGATGCCAACTACGTCCCCGGCTGGGACTGCCACGGCCTGCCGATCGAATGGAAGATCGAGGAAAAATACCGGGAGAAGGGCAAGAACAAGGACGAGGTTCCGGTCAACGAGTTCCGCAAGGAATGCCGTGACTTCGCCAGCGGCTGGATCGAGGTGCAGTCGGAGGAGTTCAAGCGTCTCGGTATCGAGGGCGACTTCGAAAATCCCTACACGACGATGAACTTCCACGCGGAAGCCCGCATCGCCGGCGAACTGATGAAGATCGCCAAGGCGGGCCAGCTCTATCGTGGTTCGAAGCCGGTCATGTGGTCGGTCGTCGAGCGCACGGCGCTCGCCGAGGCCGAGGTCGAGTATGCCGATGTCGAAAGCGACATGATCTGGGTAAAGTTCCCGATCACCGAGGGTCCGGATGCGCTGGCGGGCGCGTTCGTCGTGATCTGGACCACGACGCCCTGGACCATCCCCGGCAACCGCGCGATCGCCTATTCGTCTCGTTATGCCTATGGCCTCTATGAGGTCGCGACAGCCGAAAACGACTACGGCCCGCAGCCGGGCGAGAAGTTGATCTTCGCCAAGCGCCTGGCCGAGGAGTCGGCCGCCAAGGCGAAGGTGACGTTCAACTTCGTCCGCGACGTCGAAGCAGACGAGCTCGGGGCGATCACCTGCGCCCATCCGCTCCACGGCCTCGGTGGCGGCTATGCCTTCCACGTGCCGCTGCTCGACGGCGATCACGTGACGGACGATGCCGGCACCGGCTTCGTTCACACCGCGCCCGGCCACGGCCGCGAAGACTTTGACGCCTGGATGGACAGCGCCCGGGCACTCGAAGCGCGCGGCATCTCCTCTGCGATCCCGTTTACCGTCGACGATGCCGGCTATTTCACCGCCGATGCGCCCGGCTTCGGCCCGGATGCGGAAGGCGGCGCCGGTCGCGTCATCGACGACAAGGGCAAGAAGGGCGATGCCAATGATCGCGTGATCAAGGCGTTGATTGCCCGCCATACACTCTTTGCCCGTGGCCGCCTGAAGCACTCCTATCCGCACTCCTGGCGGTCGAAGAAGCCGGTCATCTTCCGCAACACGCCGCAGTGGTTCGTCTACATGGACAAGGACTTCGGCGACGGCACGACGTTGCGCTCGCGTGCCTTGAAGGCGATCGACGGCACCCGCTTCGTGCCCGGTGCCGGCCAGAACCGCCTGCGTGCGATGATCGAGCAACGGCCGGACTGGGTGCTTTCGCGCCAGCGCGCCTGGGGCGTGCCGATCGCGATCTTCGCCGACGACCAGGGCGAAATCCTCATCGACGATGCCGTCAACGCCCGCATCCTCGAAGCCTTCGAAAAGGAGGGTGCCGACGCCTGGTTCGCCGAAGGCGCCAAGGAGCGGTTCCTCGGCAACGATCATGACCATGCCAAGTGGCATCAGGTCATGGACATCCTCGACGTCTGGTTCGACTCCGGTTCGACCCACACCTTCACGCTGGAGGATCGTCCCGACCTGAAATGGCCGGCAGACGTCTATCTCGAGGGCTCCGACCAGCACCGCGGCTGGTTCCACTCGTCGCTGCTCGAAAGCTGCGCGACGCGCGGCCGCGCGCCCTACAACGCCGTCGTCACCCATGGCTTCACCATGGATGAGAAGGGCGAGAAGATGTCGAAGTCGAAGGGCAACACCGTCACCCCGCAGGAGGTGATGAAGGATGCCGGCGCCGACATCTTGCGCCTCTGGGTGATGACCACGGACTATTGGGAGGATCAGCGTCTCGGCAAGACCATCATCCAGACCAACATCGACGCCTACCGCAAGCTCAGGAATACTGTCCGCTGGATGCTTGGCACGCTCGCCCACGACAAGGGCGAGGTGATCGCGCTTTCCGACATGCCGGAACTCGAGCAGCTGATGCTGCACCGCCTGGCCGAACTGGATCGGCTGGTGCGCGAGGGCTACGACGCCTTCGACTTCAAGCGGATCGCCCGCGCGCTTATCGATTTCTCGAATGTCGAACTGTCGGCCTTCTACTTCGATGTCCGCAAGGATGCGCTCTACTGCGACGCACCGTCCTCGATCCGCCGCCGCGCCGCGCTGCAAGTCATCCGCACGCTGTTCGATTGCCTGGTGACCTGGCTCGCTCCGATGCTGCCCTTCACCGCCGAGGAAGCCTGGCTCTCCCGCAACCCGGAAGCCGTGTCGGTGCATCTGGAGCAGTTTGCGACCGTGCCGGCGGAGTGGCGCAACGATGCGCTTGCCGAGAAGTGGCGCAAGATCCGCGAAGTCCGCAAGGTCGTGACCGGTGCGCTCGAAATCGAGCGCAAGGATAAGCGCATCGGCTCGTCGCTGGAAGCGGCGCCTGTCGTCCATGTCGCGGATGCGGACTTGCGCCAGGCGCTCGAAGGCCAGGACTTTGCCGAGATCTGCATCACGTCGGCGATCGAGGTCGTCGGCTCTGAAGGGTCGGCCGATGCCTTCGCGTTGCCGGACGTCGCCAAGGTCAGTGTCGTTCCGAGGCTTGCCGAGGGCCAGAAATGCGCCCGCTCCTGGCGAATCACCACGGATGTCGGGTCGGATCCGCTTTATCCGGACGTTTCCGCCCGCGACGCGGCCGCCCTGAGGGAGCTTGGATTCAAGCCTTGA
- a CDS encoding GNAT family N-acetyltransferase — protein MTTSIRNAVPEDAETILRFITELAIYEKAGHEVEATVERLQASLFGPDAITHAVICEVDGVPAGFAIWFYSFSTWQALKGLYLEDLYVTPEYRGSGAGKLLLKHLARIAIAEGCGRFEWSVLDWNEPAIRVYEAVGAEPMSEWKRYRLAGAALKALAND, from the coding sequence ATGACGACCAGCATTCGCAACGCCGTGCCCGAAGATGCAGAGACGATTCTGCGCTTCATCACCGAGCTCGCGATCTACGAAAAGGCGGGGCATGAGGTCGAGGCGACCGTCGAGCGCTTGCAAGCCTCGCTCTTCGGTCCCGATGCCATCACTCATGCGGTTATCTGCGAGGTCGACGGCGTCCCTGCCGGCTTCGCCATCTGGTTCTACAGTTTTTCCACCTGGCAAGCGCTGAAGGGGCTTTATCTCGAAGACCTCTATGTCACGCCTGAATACCGCGGTTCGGGCGCCGGCAAACTGCTTCTGAAACATCTCGCGCGCATTGCGATTGCGGAAGGATGCGGCCGTTTCGAATGGAGCGTTCTCGATTGGAACGAGCCGGCCATTCGTGTTTACGAGGCAGTCGGCGCGGAGCCCATGTCGGAATGGAAGCGCTACCGGCTTGCGGGCGCCGCGCTGAAGGCACTTGCCAACGACTGA
- a CDS encoding nucleoside deaminase: MTDTTRFMDAALEEARQAAARGEVPIGAVVVLDGKIVAAAGNRTRELNDVTAHAEIQAIRQAAASVGGERLTGADLYVTLEPCTMCAAAISFARIRRLYYGAEDPKGGAVDNGVRFYASPTCHHVPDVYSGLAEQEAADILRDFFAGKR; this comes from the coding sequence ATGACGGATACGACACGCTTCATGGATGCGGCCCTCGAAGAGGCCCGGCAAGCGGCAGCACGCGGCGAAGTGCCGATCGGCGCCGTCGTCGTGCTCGACGGCAAGATCGTCGCCGCCGCCGGTAACCGCACGCGCGAACTGAACGACGTCACGGCCCATGCCGAGATCCAGGCAATCCGTCAGGCTGCCGCCAGCGTCGGCGGCGAACGACTGACGGGTGCTGACCTCTACGTCACGCTGGAGCCCTGCACCATGTGCGCGGCGGCGATCTCCTTCGCCCGAATACGCCGCCTCTATTATGGCGCGGAAGATCCGAAGGGTGGCGCGGTGGATAACGGCGTCCGGTTCTACGCGTCGCCGACGTGCCATCATGTCCCGGATGTCTATTCCGGCCTTGCCGAACAGGAAGCCGCCGATATCCTTCGCGATTTCTTTGCCGGCAAACGCTGA
- a CDS encoding pseudouridine synthase yields MTSKDKSTRPGGKTNGREKKPRSGDKKAGAAPSAKARPPAAAPGADEPQRISKILSRAGVASRRDVERMIMEGRVKLNGVVLDTPVVNATLADSIEVDGHPIRGIERTRLWLYHKPAGLVTTNADPEGRPTVFENLPEGLPRVLSIGRLDINTEGLLLLTNDGGLARVLELPSTGWLRRYRVRAHGEIDQEALDRLKDGIAVDGVLYGAIEATLDRVQGSNAWITMGLREGKNREIKNVLGALGLDVNRLIRISYGPFQLGDLPEGHVQEIRGRTLRDQLGPRLIEDAKANFDAPLYNDQPAAERDHHDEVAEDAGKPERLGRRENPEDKRERALARLDTRRDEGRSRDRGERPAARPADRPARVPAKRSRTANVWMAPGARPIAEKKPKSADEPSATPVRRERPEGAPKTKRYGRTKDGLATKTSGKFDPDRKGAAAKGAGRPERAPRPSVRRGDEDGDWISASEPVRRKDDTREGGFDRRRPFDPAERKSRDHGDRPPRRESSERTRAERPARAGGENRAFSGKPRTSRSEGDRPQGREGGNRPSGDRPRGKPAGKPSVGKSPGQRSGGPRGGKPGGGKPGGGKPGGGKPGGRPGGGKPRGKGK; encoded by the coding sequence ATGACATCCAAAGACAAGTCCACGCGGCCCGGCGGCAAGACCAACGGCCGGGAAAAGAAACCTCGTTCCGGTGACAAGAAGGCGGGCGCCGCCCCGTCCGCCAAGGCCCGGCCGCCTGCGGCCGCGCCCGGTGCCGATGAGCCGCAGCGCATCTCGAAGATCCTCTCGCGAGCCGGCGTCGCCTCCCGCCGCGACGTCGAGCGGATGATCATGGAAGGGCGCGTAAAGCTCAACGGCGTCGTGCTAGATACGCCTGTGGTCAACGCAACGCTTGCCGACAGCATCGAGGTCGACGGTCATCCGATCCGCGGTATCGAGCGCACGCGTCTCTGGCTTTATCACAAACCCGCCGGGCTGGTGACGACCAACGCCGATCCGGAAGGCCGGCCGACGGTTTTCGAGAACCTGCCGGAAGGGCTGCCGCGCGTGCTTTCGATCGGCCGGCTCGACATCAACACCGAGGGCCTGCTGCTCTTGACCAATGATGGCGGCCTTGCTCGCGTGCTCGAACTGCCGTCCACCGGCTGGCTGCGTCGATATCGCGTGCGTGCGCATGGCGAGATCGATCAGGAAGCGCTCGATCGGCTGAAGGACGGCATCGCCGTCGATGGGGTGCTCTACGGGGCCATCGAGGCGACGCTCGATCGGGTTCAGGGATCGAACGCCTGGATCACCATGGGCCTGCGCGAAGGCAAGAACCGCGAGATCAAGAACGTGCTCGGCGCGCTTGGTCTCGATGTCAATCGACTGATCCGCATTTCCTACGGCCCCTTCCAACTCGGCGACCTGCCGGAAGGTCATGTTCAGGAAATTCGTGGGCGCACACTCAGGGACCAACTCGGCCCGCGCCTGATCGAGGACGCGAAGGCGAATTTCGACGCGCCTCTCTACAACGACCAGCCGGCGGCCGAGAGGGACCATCACGACGAGGTTGCGGAGGATGCCGGCAAGCCGGAGCGCCTCGGGCGGCGAGAAAATCCTGAGGACAAGCGCGAGCGCGCGCTTGCGCGCCTCGACACGCGCCGCGACGAAGGCCGCTCCCGCGATCGCGGCGAGCGTCCCGCCGCCAGGCCTGCCGACCGCCCCGCCCGGGTTCCGGCGAAGCGCAGCCGCACCGCCAATGTCTGGATGGCGCCGGGTGCACGCCCGATAGCCGAAAAGAAGCCGAAGTCGGCGGATGAGCCATCGGCGACGCCCGTCCGACGCGAGCGTCCGGAAGGTGCACCGAAGACAAAACGCTATGGCCGCACCAAGGACGGCTTGGCGACGAAGACATCGGGAAAATTCGATCCCGACCGCAAAGGCGCTGCAGCCAAGGGCGCTGGGCGCCCCGAGCGCGCTCCGCGGCCGTCCGTCAGGCGCGGGGATGAAGATGGAGACTGGATCAGCGCCAGCGAACCGGTGCGTCGCAAGGACGACACGCGCGAGGGTGGCTTCGACCGGCGTCGGCCTTTTGACCCAGCAGAGCGGAAATCGCGTGATCACGGCGATCGGCCGCCGCGGCGCGAAAGCAGTGAACGCACGCGTGCTGAGCGCCCGGCACGCGCCGGCGGCGAAAATCGTGCATTCTCCGGAAAACCGCGGACAAGCCGCAGCGAAGGCGATCGGCCTCAAGGTCGCGAGGGCGGCAACCGCCCGTCCGGCGACCGGCCTCGCGGAAAGCCCGCCGGCAAGCCCAGTGTAGGGAAATCGCCCGGCCAGCGCTCCGGCGGCCCCCGTGGCGGCAAGCCGGGCGGTGGCAAGCCAGGCGGTGGTAAGCCAGGCGGTGGTAAGCCAGGCGGCCGCCCCGGCGGCGGCAAGCCGCGGGGCAAGGGGAAGTAA
- the rsmD gene encoding 16S rRNA (guanine(966)-N(2))-methyltransferase RsmD — translation MRIVGGEFRGRALATPKSNDIRPTTDRTRESLFNILSHAYPEALDGTRVLDLFAGTGAVGLEALSRGCRHALFVEQGVEGRGLLRTNIEALGLQGRAKIFRRDATDLGPVGTMEPFHLVFADPPYGKGLGERALAAAAAGKWLVPGALAILEERADVEPRPPIEFEPLDVRVFGDTRMHFYWFRGD, via the coding sequence GTGCGGATCGTCGGGGGAGAGTTTCGCGGCCGCGCCCTGGCCACGCCCAAGTCCAACGATATCCGTCCGACTACCGATCGGACGCGTGAAAGCCTGTTCAATATCTTGAGCCACGCCTATCCGGAAGCGCTCGACGGCACCCGCGTGCTCGATCTCTTTGCCGGCACCGGTGCTGTCGGGCTCGAAGCCTTGTCTCGCGGCTGCAGGCACGCGCTCTTCGTCGAGCAAGGCGTGGAGGGCAGGGGGCTGCTTCGGACCAATATCGAGGCGCTCGGACTTCAGGGACGCGCCAAGATCTTCCGTCGCGACGCGACCGATCTCGGGCCGGTCGGGACGATGGAGCCGTTTCATCTGGTTTTTGCAGATCCGCCCTATGGCAAAGGGCTCGGCGAGCGCGCACTTGCAGCGGCCGCGGCAGGCAAGTGGCTCGTCCCCGGCGCTCTTGCAATTCTGGAGGAACGGGCCGACGTTGAGCCGCGGCCCCCGATCGAATTCGAGCCACTCGATGTGCGCGTCTTTGGCGACACGCGGATGCATTTCTACTGGTTCCGCGGCGATTGA
- a CDS encoding patatin-like phospholipase family protein, producing the protein MRKDTLSEIAKPSATRSPSVALALGGGGARGLAHIHIIEALDEMGIRPVAIAGSSIGAMMGAGMAAGMRGEEIRHHVLSTVGHRGEVLNRLWQLRPVSLAEAVASGFHFGQFNIERVLKAFLPEAIPSRFSDLVIPLKVMATDYYGQTERVCESGDLHKALAASAALPALFKPVKIDGRVMIDGGIYNPIPFDHLRGLADIVAAIDVVGGPDGNGRTIPSRLDSLFGASQLMMQSIIAMKMKNGAPDILLRPDVGRFRVLDFLRAHEVLAATAGTKEQFKRALSERIESWKD; encoded by the coding sequence ATGAGGAAGGATACCCTGTCTGAAATCGCGAAACCGTCCGCAACGCGAAGCCCCTCGGTTGCGCTCGCGCTCGGAGGCGGGGGCGCGCGCGGACTTGCGCATATCCACATCATCGAGGCCCTCGACGAGATGGGCATTCGGCCCGTCGCGATCGCCGGCTCGTCGATCGGCGCGATGATGGGCGCCGGCATGGCGGCCGGGATGCGCGGGGAGGAGATCCGGCACCATGTGCTGTCGACCGTCGGCCATCGCGGCGAAGTGCTTAATCGGCTGTGGCAGCTGCGGCCGGTCAGTCTTGCCGAGGCGGTGGCGAGCGGCTTCCATTTCGGCCAGTTCAATATCGAGCGGGTCCTGAAGGCCTTCCTGCCCGAGGCGATCCCGAGCCGCTTTTCCGATCTGGTGATCCCGCTGAAGGTCATGGCGACGGACTACTACGGCCAGACGGAACGCGTTTGTGAAAGCGGCGACCTGCACAAGGCGCTTGCCGCCTCCGCTGCCTTGCCAGCCTTGTTCAAGCCGGTGAAGATCGATGGCCGCGTCATGATCGACGGCGGCATCTACAATCCGATCCCGTTCGATCACTTGCGCGGCCTGGCCGACATCGTCGCCGCCATCGATGTGGTCGGCGGCCCGGACGGCAACGGGCGAACCATACCGAGCCGTCTCGATAGCCTGTTCGGCGCGAGCCAACTGATGATGCAATCCATCATTGCGATGAAGATGAAAAACGGCGCGCCCGACATTTTGCTGCGCCCCGATGTCGGGCGCTTCCGCGTCCTCGATTTCTTGCGCGCCCATGAGGTCCTGGCCGCAACGGCGGGTACCAAGGAGCAATTCAAGCGTGCTCTTTCCGAGCGGATCGAGAGCTGGAAGGACTGA
- a CDS encoding monovalent cation:proton antiporter-2 (CPA2) family protein translates to MQTTSFLYTQALMLLGGAVLAAPIFKRLGLGTILGYLAAGILIGPVAQRITEGEEILHVSELGVVFLLFVIGLELKPSRLWQMRRDIFGLGAAQVVLTGLALSFLIAFAGLLEWRGSIIAGFGLALSSTAFAMQILEESNDTNTRYGQRAFSILLLQDLAIVPLLALIPLMAAQAPEDATTPFQDFAIAVSAVAVLFFAGRYLLNPLFQVIARTGARDVMIAAALLVVMGAATLMQLAGLSMAMGAFLAGVLLAESSYRHELEADIEPFRGILQALFFMAVGLSLELDVIVENYLLIIVAVPLLMLVKSLVLYWLCRITGSRHNDALRIGLLLPQGGEFGFVLFTAAAAASVFSQGTSSLLVAIVTLSMALTPVAAMLSKRLMHEQEEMADEIEEDFEGAGADVLMIGFSRFGQIAAQILLAGGRDVTIIDHSAARVRQAATFGFRIYFGDGTRLDVLRAAGIERAKLVAVCTQKKETTDRIISLVQAEYPNARIFARSYDRLHTLELRALGVDYELRETFESGLLFGRKTLEALGVGNEDAIAIMDDIRRRDEARLVLQEAEGITAGRDMLHSRPVRPEPLVKPKREVNHSADIEERILPTLPAEDRQQKDETLAQTD, encoded by the coding sequence ATGCAAACGACATCGTTTCTCTATACCCAGGCGCTAATGCTGCTCGGCGGCGCCGTGCTTGCGGCACCGATCTTCAAGCGTCTGGGGCTCGGCACGATTCTCGGCTATCTCGCAGCCGGCATCCTGATCGGCCCGGTCGCGCAACGGATTACCGAGGGCGAGGAGATCCTGCACGTCTCGGAACTCGGAGTCGTGTTCCTGCTCTTCGTCATCGGTCTGGAATTGAAGCCATCGCGCCTGTGGCAAATGCGACGCGATATCTTCGGGCTGGGTGCGGCACAGGTTGTCCTGACCGGTCTCGCTCTGTCGTTCCTGATCGCATTCGCCGGCCTTCTCGAATGGAGGGGAAGCATCATTGCCGGCTTCGGGCTTGCTCTGTCGTCGACGGCCTTTGCAATGCAGATCCTCGAGGAGAGCAACGATACCAATACGCGTTACGGCCAGCGCGCCTTCTCCATTCTGCTGCTGCAGGACCTCGCAATCGTTCCGCTGCTCGCCCTGATCCCCTTGATGGCAGCGCAGGCACCGGAAGATGCGACGACGCCGTTTCAGGACTTCGCGATTGCGGTCAGCGCCGTCGCCGTTCTCTTCTTCGCGGGTCGCTATCTGCTCAATCCGCTCTTCCAGGTGATCGCCCGCACCGGAGCGCGCGATGTCATGATCGCGGCAGCCCTTCTCGTCGTCATGGGCGCGGCGACATTGATGCAGCTTGCCGGTCTATCCATGGCGATGGGTGCCTTTCTCGCCGGTGTGCTTTTGGCAGAATCGTCCTATCGCCATGAACTCGAAGCCGATATCGAGCCCTTTCGCGGCATTCTTCAGGCCTTGTTCTTCATGGCCGTCGGCCTGTCGCTGGAACTCGACGTCATCGTCGAAAACTATCTGCTGATCATCGTCGCAGTGCCGTTGCTGATGCTGGTGAAGAGCCTCGTGCTCTACTGGCTCTGCCGCATCACCGGCTCGCGCCACAACGACGCGCTGCGCATCGGTCTTCTTCTGCCCCAGGGCGGCGAATTCGGCTTCGTGCTCTTCACTGCGGCGGCCGCGGCAAGTGTCTTTTCACAAGGAACCTCGTCGCTGCTCGTCGCCATCGTGACGCTCTCGATGGCGCTGACACCTGTCGCAGCCATGCTCTCTAAGCGGTTGATGCACGAGCAGGAGGAAATGGCCGACGAGATCGAGGAGGACTTCGAAGGTGCCGGCGCCGACGTGCTGATGATCGGCTTCTCCCGCTTCGGCCAGATCGCCGCGCAGATCCTGCTCGCCGGCGGCCGCGACGTGACCATCATCGATCATTCCGCAGCGCGCGTGCGCCAGGCAGCAACCTTCGGCTTTCGTATCTATTTCGGCGACGGCACCCGGCTTGACGTGTTGCGGGCGGCCGGCATAGAGCGCGCGAAGCTCGTCGCGGTCTGCACCCAGAAGAAGGAAACGACGGACAGGATCATCAGTCTCGTCCAGGCCGAATACCCGAACGCCCGCATCTTCGCCCGCTCCTACGACCGGCTGCACACACTGGAACTGCGCGCACTGGGCGTTGACTACGAACTGCGCGAAACCTTCGAATCCGGACTTCTCTTTGGTCGCAAGACGCTGGAAGCGCTGGGTGTCGGGAACGAAGATGCGATCGCCATCATGGACGATATCCGCCGTCGCGACGAGGCGCGGCTCGTTCTTCAGGAAGCCGAGGGCATCACCGCGGGCCGCGACATGCTGCACTCGCGGCCGGTCCGGCCGGAGCCGTTGGTCAAGCCGAAGCGTGAAGTGAACCACTCCGCCGACATCGAGGAGCGGATCCTGCCGACCCTTCCGGCGGAGGATCGGCAGCAGAAGGACGAGACGCTGGCGCAGACCGACTGA
- a CDS encoding TldD/PmbA family protein has protein sequence MSEMIDSAALEKQASELVELARQAGADAADAVVVRGRSRSVSVRLGKVEATEASESDDFSLRVFVGRRVASVSANPGFDLKVLAERAVAMAKASPEDPYASLADSDRLATSYPDLDLFDGSTVSTEALTEAALAAEEAALAVSGVTNSSGAGASAGMGGLVLVTSHGFSGSYMATRFGRSVSAIAGEGTKMERDYDFDSRLYFDDLRTADDIGRVAGERAVARLNPRQVPTAKNVTVVFDPRIARGFVGHLAGAINGASVARKTSFLRDMMGKQIMKAGIEVTDDPLIVRGASSRPFDGEGVSGAKLSIVEDGVLQHWFLSTSAAKELGLETNGRGVRGGPTVNPASTNLALEPGRISRDDLIKSVGTGFYVTELIGQGVNMVTGEYSRGASGFWIENGEITFAVSEVTIASNLKQMFMALTPADDIDRKFGIAAPTLAIEGMTLAGT, from the coding sequence ATGTCTGAGATGATCGATTCCGCTGCGTTGGAGAAGCAAGCCTCCGAGCTCGTCGAACTCGCCCGGCAGGCCGGGGCGGACGCCGCGGATGCGGTGGTGGTGCGCGGCCGCTCCCGTTCCGTTTCCGTCCGGCTCGGCAAGGTCGAAGCGACGGAAGCCTCCGAAAGCGATGACTTTTCGCTGCGGGTATTCGTCGGGCGCCGGGTTGCAAGCGTCTCGGCCAATCCCGGCTTCGATCTGAAGGTGCTCGCAGAGCGCGCGGTCGCGATGGCCAAGGCCTCGCCGGAGGATCCATACGCGTCGCTGGCGGACTCCGATCGGCTTGCGACATCCTACCCGGATCTCGATCTGTTCGATGGCAGCACCGTATCGACCGAGGCGTTGACCGAAGCTGCGCTTGCCGCCGAGGAGGCGGCCCTTGCCGTGTCCGGCGTCACCAACTCAAGCGGTGCCGGTGCCTCGGCCGGCATGGGCGGGCTCGTTTTGGTCACCTCGCACGGCTTCTCGGGTTCCTACATGGCAACCCGCTTCGGCCGCTCCGTCAGCGCCATCGCCGGCGAGGGCACGAAGATGGAGCGCGATTACGATTTCGACAGTCGCCTCTACTTCGATGATTTGCGAACGGCCGACGACATTGGCCGCGTCGCCGGCGAACGGGCGGTTGCGCGCCTCAACCCGCGCCAGGTCCCGACCGCAAAGAACGTCACCGTCGTTTTCGACCCGCGCATTGCGCGTGGGTTCGTCGGGCATCTGGCCGGCGCGATCAACGGCGCATCGGTGGCACGCAAGACGAGCTTCCTGCGCGACATGATGGGCAAGCAGATCATGAAGGCCGGCATCGAAGTGACCGATGATCCGCTGATCGTCCGCGGCGCCTCGTCGCGCCCCTTCGATGGCGAAGGGGTGAGCGGCGCGAAGCTGTCGATCGTCGAGGACGGTGTGCTGCAGCACTGGTTCCTGTCGACCTCGGCGGCCAAAGAACTGGGCCTTGAAACCAATGGACGCGGCGTTCGCGGCGGCCCCACGGTCAATCCCGCCTCGACCAATCTCGCCCTCGAACCCGGAAGGATCTCGCGCGACGACCTGATAAAGAGCGTCGGAACGGGTTTCTATGTCACCGAACTGATCGGCCAGGGCGTGAACATGGTGACGGGGGAATATAGCCGCGGCGCTTCCGGTTTCTGGATCGAGAACGGCGAAATCACCTTCGCCGTGTCCGAGGTAACGATCGCTTCCAATCTCAAGCAGATGTTCATGGCCTTGACGCCTGCCGATGATATCGACAGGAAATTCGGCATTGCCGCGCCGACCCTTGCCATCGAAGGCATGACGCTCGCCGGAACCTGA